A region from the Lolium perenne isolate Kyuss_39 chromosome 4, Kyuss_2.0, whole genome shotgun sequence genome encodes:
- the LOC127332333 gene encoding serine carboxypeptidase 1 isoform X2: protein MHTHPIKMKRGLLVLWSLFCLWVANTATGSKPKHPVEFDRLIYVPQKQHASVNSSTASSSVHGGSQDYLREKDKIREMPGQKEEAEFDQYAGYVTVDANAGRALFYYFVESPHDPSKKPLVLWLNGGPGCSSFGAGAMLELGPFSVHSDNKTLYKKIHAWNTVANMLFVDIPAGVGYSYSNTTSDYHNTGDKKTTDDAYIFLVNWLERFVEYRDRDFFITGESYAGHYVPELANLIISNNRASNTTNVKLKGVAIGNADLQYNLTLRATFDYFWMHAMISGKTYRTIQASCSFNDTYTNDCDNAMNLALKEKGNVDDYSIYTPICQDASSPARSSDSVVFGDPCTSHYVSSYLNRPEVQRALHANTTGLSYPWMDCSPVVFDNWKDSPETMLPSIKKLISSGTRVWLYSGDMDAVCSVTSTQYALDILDLPTETSWRPWRIDEEVAGYVVGYKGLVFATVKGAGHMVPYYQPRRALALFSSFLEGKLPPQ from the exons ATGCACACGCATCCTATCAAGATGAAAAGAGGCCTACTAGTACTTTGGTCCTTGTTCTGCCTCTGGGTGGCAAACACTGCTACTGGCAGCAAGCCCAAACACCCTGTTGAGTTTGATCGATTGATATATGTTCCACAAAAACAGCATGCATCTGTGAACAGCAGCACTGCTAGTTCATCAGTGCATGGTGGCTCACAAGATTATCTGCGGGAGAAGGATAAGATCAGAGAAATGCCAGGTCAGAAAGAAGAAGCAGAATTCGACCAATATGCAGGATATGTCACGGTTGATGCAAATGCTGGAAGGGCTTTGTTCTACTATTTTGTTGAGTCTCCTCACGATCCTTCGAAGAAACCACTAGTCCTATGGCTAAATGGAG GCCCTGGTTGTTCATCCTTTGGAGCTGGAGCCATGCTAGAACTTGGACCCTTCTCTGTCCATAGTGACAACAAGACACTGTACAAGAAAATCCATGCATGGAACACAG TGGCAAATATGCTGTTTGTTGATATCCCAGCAGGTGTTGGGTACTCATACTCCAACACAACATCAGACTATCACAACACTGGTGACAAAAAAACCACAGATGATGCATACATATTCCTTGTCAATTGGCTAGAGAGATTTGTTGAGTACAGGGATCGTGATTTCTTCATAACTGGCGAGAGCTACGCTGGCCACTATGTACCAGAGCTAGCTAATTTGATTATTTCTAACAACCGAGCCAGCAACACGACTAATGTCAAGCTTAAAGGTGTTGCC ATTGGCAATGCAGACTTGCAGTACAATTTGACTCTAAGAGCAACATTTGATTACTTCTGGATGCATGCTATGATTTCTGGAAAAACCTACAGAACTATCCAGGCCAGTTGTAGCTTCAACGACACCTATACTAACGATTGCGATAATGCCATGAACTTAGCTCTGAAGGAAAAAGGTAATGTCGATGACTATAGCATCTACACACCAATATGTCAGGATGCCTCCAGTCCTGCCAGATCAAGCGACTCG GTGGTGTTCGGTGATCCTTGCACAAGTCACTATGTCTCCTCTTACCTAAATCGTCCTGAGGTCCAAAGAGCCTTACATGCAAACACGACAGGGCTGAGCTACCCATGGATGGATTGCAG TCCAGTTGTGTTCGATAACTGGAAAGATTCTCCGGAGACCATGCTGCCATCAATCAAGAAACTCATTTCAAGTGGCACAAGGGTATGGTTGTACAG CGGTGATATGGATGCAGTATGTTCTGTCACCTCGACCCAATATGCGCTAGACATTCTTGACCTGCCCACAGAAACATCTTGGCGCCCATGGCGCATCGACGAGGAG GTTGCCGGCTATGTGGTTGGGTACAAGGGCCTGGTGTTCGCGACAGTCAAAGGAGCAGGGCACATGGTTCCTTACTATCAGCCCCGCAGGGCGCTAGCGCTATTTTCATCCTTCCTTGAAGGAAAGCTTCCTCCACAATGA
- the LOC127332333 gene encoding serine carboxypeptidase 1 isoform X1: MHTHPIKMKRGLLVLWSLFCLWVANTATGSKPKHPVEFDRLIYVPQKQHASVNSSTASSSVHGGSQDYLREKDKIREMPGQKEEAEFDQYAGYVTVDANAGRALFYYFVESPHDPSKKPLVLWLNGGPGCSSFGAGAMLELGPFSVHSDNKTLYKKIHAWNTVANMLFVDIPAGVGYSYSNTTSDYHNTGDKKTTDDAYIFLVNWLERFVEYRDRDFFITGESYAGHYVPELANLIISNNRASNTTNVKLKGVAIGNADLQYNLTLRATFDYFWMHAMISGKTYRTIQASCSFNDTYTNDCDNAMNLALKEKGNVDDYSIYTPICQDASSPARSSDSVVFGDPCTSHYVSSYLNRPEVQRALHANTTGLSYPWMDCSSPVVFDNWKDSPETMLPSIKKLISSGTRVWLYSGDMDAVCSVTSTQYALDILDLPTETSWRPWRIDEEVAGYVVGYKGLVFATVKGAGHMVPYYQPRRALALFSSFLEGKLPPQ, encoded by the exons ATGCACACGCATCCTATCAAGATGAAAAGAGGCCTACTAGTACTTTGGTCCTTGTTCTGCCTCTGGGTGGCAAACACTGCTACTGGCAGCAAGCCCAAACACCCTGTTGAGTTTGATCGATTGATATATGTTCCACAAAAACAGCATGCATCTGTGAACAGCAGCACTGCTAGTTCATCAGTGCATGGTGGCTCACAAGATTATCTGCGGGAGAAGGATAAGATCAGAGAAATGCCAGGTCAGAAAGAAGAAGCAGAATTCGACCAATATGCAGGATATGTCACGGTTGATGCAAATGCTGGAAGGGCTTTGTTCTACTATTTTGTTGAGTCTCCTCACGATCCTTCGAAGAAACCACTAGTCCTATGGCTAAATGGAG GCCCTGGTTGTTCATCCTTTGGAGCTGGAGCCATGCTAGAACTTGGACCCTTCTCTGTCCATAGTGACAACAAGACACTGTACAAGAAAATCCATGCATGGAACACAG TGGCAAATATGCTGTTTGTTGATATCCCAGCAGGTGTTGGGTACTCATACTCCAACACAACATCAGACTATCACAACACTGGTGACAAAAAAACCACAGATGATGCATACATATTCCTTGTCAATTGGCTAGAGAGATTTGTTGAGTACAGGGATCGTGATTTCTTCATAACTGGCGAGAGCTACGCTGGCCACTATGTACCAGAGCTAGCTAATTTGATTATTTCTAACAACCGAGCCAGCAACACGACTAATGTCAAGCTTAAAGGTGTTGCC ATTGGCAATGCAGACTTGCAGTACAATTTGACTCTAAGAGCAACATTTGATTACTTCTGGATGCATGCTATGATTTCTGGAAAAACCTACAGAACTATCCAGGCCAGTTGTAGCTTCAACGACACCTATACTAACGATTGCGATAATGCCATGAACTTAGCTCTGAAGGAAAAAGGTAATGTCGATGACTATAGCATCTACACACCAATATGTCAGGATGCCTCCAGTCCTGCCAGATCAAGCGACTCG GTGGTGTTCGGTGATCCTTGCACAAGTCACTATGTCTCCTCTTACCTAAATCGTCCTGAGGTCCAAAGAGCCTTACATGCAAACACGACAGGGCTGAGCTACCCATGGATGGATTGCAG CAGTCCAGTTGTGTTCGATAACTGGAAAGATTCTCCGGAGACCATGCTGCCATCAATCAAGAAACTCATTTCAAGTGGCACAAGGGTATGGTTGTACAG CGGTGATATGGATGCAGTATGTTCTGTCACCTCGACCCAATATGCGCTAGACATTCTTGACCTGCCCACAGAAACATCTTGGCGCCCATGGCGCATCGACGAGGAG GTTGCCGGCTATGTGGTTGGGTACAAGGGCCTGGTGTTCGCGACAGTCAAAGGAGCAGGGCACATGGTTCCTTACTATCAGCCCCGCAGGGCGCTAGCGCTATTTTCATCCTTCCTTGAAGGAAAGCTTCCTCCACAATGA
- the LOC127332332 gene encoding serine carboxypeptidase 1 has protein sequence MISYHSKPSSLASRMRRAAFALQLFCFLFTHGAIVDQAARLRQFSSSRLEIQCHHKDNKVHGRSHVDRATTNISPQPQDGLKEADKVSELPGQPGPAVFDQYAGYVTVNSTAGKALFYYFVEAAQDPSTKPLVLWLNGGPGCSSLGGGAMLELGPFFVNSDNKTLSANKYAWNNVANMLFLESPAGVGFSYSNTTSDYNNTGDSSTAADAYTFLINWLERFPEYKSRDFFITGESYGGHYIPQLANTILSNNKMANARVINLKGIAIGNAYLDDNTNTRASMDYYWTHAMISRETHQAVQQHCGFNGTYTGDCRTAISAANNELGVIDPYNIYASVCYNASDPQNLHGSAANTDPCAPYYIQSYLNRPEVQKALHANTTGLKQPWSDCSGIITPENWKDAPVSMLPSIQQLISSELSTWLYSGDTDSVCPVTSTLYSLDILRLPTNSSWRAWYSDDDQVGGYVVGYKGLVFATVRGSGHMVPTYQPRRALTLFSSFLQGRLPPE, from the exons ATGATTTCTTATCATAGCAAGCCATCCTCTCTAGCATCCAGGATGAGAAGAGCAGCGTTCGCCCTCCAGTTGTTCTGCTTCCTGTTCACGCACGGGGCAATCGTAGATCAGGCTGCTCGGCTGCGGCAATTCTCCTCGTCAAGGTTGGAGATACAGTGCCACCACAAGGACAACAAGGTGCACGGCAGATCGCACGTCGACCGTGCGACGACGAACATAAGTCCTCAGCCTCAGGATGGACTCAAGGAGGCGGACAAGGTCAGTGAACTCCCTGGGCAGCCAGGGCCTGCTGTGTTTGATCAGTATGCAGGCTATGTCACGGTCAATTCCACAGCAGGGAAAGCCCTCTTTTATTACTTTGTGGAGGCTGCTCAAGATCCTTCCACTAAGCCCTTGGTCTTGTGGCTCAATGGAG GGCCTGGATGTTCTTCTCTGGGTGGTGGGGCTATGCTTGAACTTGGACCTTTCTTCGTTAATAGCGATAACAAGACACTGTCTGCAAACAAGTATGCATGGAACAACG TGGCGAACATGCTCTTCCTTGAGAGCCCTGCTGGCGTAGGCTTCTCATACTCAAACACGACTTCAGATTATAACAACACAGGTGACAGCAGTACCGCGGCAGATGCATACACCTTCCTCATCAATTGGCTTGAGAGGTTCCCAGAGTACAAAAGCCGTGACTTCTTCATAACCGGTGAAAGTTACGGTGGACACTACATACCACAGCTCGCCAACACCATACTGTCGAACAACAAAATGGCCAATGCCCGCGTCATCAATCTCAAAGGAATTGCT ATTGGGAATGCATACTTGGATGATAATACAAACACAAGAGCATCCATGGATTACTACTGGACACATGCTATGATCTCAAGAGAAACTCACCAGGCAGTTCAGCAACACTGCGGCTTCAACGGAACATACACAGGAGACTGCCGAACCGCAATATCAGCAGCTAACAACGAGCTAGGCGTCATTGATCCATACAACATATACGCATCTGTCTGCTATAATGCTTCCGATCCCCAAAATCTGCATGGATCG GCAGCCAACACCGACCCCTGTGCCCCGTACTATATCCAATCATACCTGAACCGCCCTGAGGTACAGAAAGCGCTACATGCTAACACCACTGGACTGAAGCAGCCATGGTCCGATTGCAG TGGTATTATTACTCCTGAGAATTGGAAAGATGCACCAGTCTCTATGCTACCATCCATCCAACAACTCATTTCAAGTGAACTAAGCACTTGGCTATACAG TGGTGATACTGACTCGGTTTGCCCAGTAACCTCAACACTATACTCTCTAGACATTCTCAGGCTACCGACAAACTCATCTTGGCGGGCATGGTACTCCGatgatgatcag GTTGGTGGTTACGTTGTCGGGTACAAGGGTCTGGTATTTGCAACAGTCAGAGGATCTGGACATATGGTTCCTACATACCAACCTCGAAGAGCACTCACCTTGTTCTCCTCATTCCTGCAAGGAAGGCTGCCCCCTGAATGA